TAGTGGGTAAGTGAAGAATACGCAATAACCGCAATGACTGGTTATCTAATTTAGGCTGCTAATTCGTCATTATTCCCCATTTCCTACAAAGTAAGTTTGATATGACAAATTTATTAATTTATGGTAAGTTGGTACGATAATATCCAAATATCAACACTCTGACTACTTAAATGCCCAGAAATCAACTTTTGGTTATTGGCAAATAATTAGTATTTAAATACTACACTGAAACCAAAGCAGAGTAAAGTTGTCATAAATTGTATAATTTAACCAAAATATAACTTGGTGACAATCTAGTTCTACTATCTTTTGAAGAGAAATTAACAATGGTGACAAACCTGATTACAAATAATATGAATCAAGTTCTACAATTGGGCGATCGCACCCTCCAGCCTACAGAAGTTTTATCATTATTGTCGGAATACCAGCTATTACCGCTATTAATTAAGGAAATATTCATTGATCAAGCGATCGCAGAAATTGTCTGTACCCCAGAAGAAGAACAACTAGCCTGCGAACAATTAGCCCAACAATATCAAGGACTAGAACCACAGAGCGAAAGTTTCCAAAAACTGAAAATCATGGCGGTACGACAATTAAAACTAGAAAAGTTCAAAGAGGAAACCTGGGGAGGGGATTTAAACTCCTACTTTTTTCAACGGAAAACCCAGTTAGATAGAGTGATTTATTCCCTAATTACCACCTCAGAACTTGGTATCGCTCAAGAAATTTACTTCCGTATTCAAGAGGGTGAACAATCTTTTGCGGAATTAGCACGGGAATACGCCCAAGGACCAGAATCCCAAACAGATGGCTTAGTCGGACCCATAGATTTACAATCCCTCCATCCCACATTGGTGAATATCCTCTCCAAAAGTCAACCACAACAACTATCACCACCGACTCAAATCAATAACGTCCTAGTAATTGTCCGATTAGAAAAAATACTCCCAGCCCAACTAGATCGTCCCATGCGACAACGATTACTAAATGAACGATTTAATCAGTGGTTACAAACACAAATGACAGAACAAAAATGTCAGATTCAGACCATATAAATCGCCAAATATCAACCTTTTCGCCAAAATGAAGTGAAATAAATAACTCAATCAATATGACTTATATTCAGAGTACCTTTGAAGAATTCATTGCCAGTATTGAAGGATTTGATCAATTATCGAAAGAGGAAATTAATAACCTCTTATCGTCACAAATTCTCCAGCCTTTGCGTTATCGCATAGGACAAAAAATTATTGGTAAAGAACAACTACCAGAAAGGATCGCCATTCTTTATCAAGGCAACGTCAGACTATTGGGATATAATCCCCAAAACCAATTACCAATTACATTAAAATTACTGCAACCAGGGGCAACAATTGGCGAAATTGCTTGGTTGCGTGAACTTCCTTGTGAAACAGCGATCGCTTCCACCGAAGTCATCTGTTTAACCTGGAAAGCCGCAGATTATTTGCAATTTATCAACCGCAATCCAGCCTTTGCTCAAGCTCGTCAACACATAAGTCACCCAATTGAAATATTTGATATTTTGAGTTCCCAGGTAGCGCAAAAAGCTTTAGTAAATCACAACCTCAAAGACATTACCCAACAGGCTCAATTAGAAGCAAAAATTCATTATTTATCACCAGGAAAAACGGCTTTAAGAGAATTAGATAGCGATCGCATTTGGTTTGTGAGTGGTCGTAGTTCCCTGCCCAATTTCCCACCCTGTTCTCGTCTAGAAACCGACGTAATTGAAGTTAAAGGCAACATTCCTCTCCGCTTATTGGGCATTAATCCTCAAGACCTATCATTACTTGATGGTGTTACCATTGAATCCGAAACATTAGAAACTATATCAGATAGCAGAGTAGATTCGGAAATTCCCTACGCCCAAGAACCAGAATTTGTTCCCCCCACCACATCAAACAAGCAATTTAAAAATCAAAACTATCCATTTTTCCGGGGACAAGGAGAATTAGATGCCACTCTGGCTTGTTTTCAAATGCTATCCAAGCATTTAGAAATGCCCTTTCGGAAAGAAGTAGTGCGGCGGATTTTAACCGACCAAATTAAGCGTCAAGGGAGTATATCTTTTCAAGTTTGCGCTTATTTATCAGAACTAATTGGACTTAAATCCCAGCTAGTTGATGTTCCTGCTGTTTCCATCAATCGGATTCCTACACCAGCATTAATTCGCTATCGTGACAGTTTTGCTGTCCTCTATGCGGTAGATGGAAAAACAGTAGTTTTGGGTTTACCATCTCAAGGCATTATCAACTGCCAAATTAGTCAATTGGTAGAAGAATTAGAAACTGATGACGCTAATCTTCAACCACAAGTTAGAGTTTTATTACTGAGTGCAACCAAAGAAACACCGAAAGAACGCTTTGGGTTATCTTGGTTTGTTCCTTACTTATCACGTTACCGCCGGGTACTGATAGAAGTATTTATTGCTTCCTTCTTCGTCCAACTAGCTGCCCTCGCTAATCCTCTGGTTATTCAGCTAATCATTGATAAAGTCATCGTCCAAAATAGTATTAGTACCCTGAATATTCTAGGAGTATTACTATTAGCAGTGGGTGTATTTGAAGCAGTATTAACCACCTTGCGGACTTACTTATTTGTAGATACCACCAACCGCATTGATATGAGTTTGGGGTCACAAATTATTGACCACTTGCTACGCTTACCACTGCGCTATTTCGATAAAAGACCAGTTGGTGAACTATCCACCAGAATTAATGAATTAGAAAATATCCGTCAGTTTCTCACTGGTACAGCTTTAACAGTGGTATTAGATGCCCTATTCTCCGTCGTTTATATAGTTGTCATGTTGTTTTACAGTTGGCAACTAACTCTCGTCGGATTAGGGACAATTCCTCTGTTTGTGGTGGTGACATTAGTCGCTGCTCCCACCGTGAGTAGACAATTAAGAACTAAAGCTGAACGGAATGCCGAAACTCAATCTTATTTGGTTGAGGTTATGTCAGGTATTCAAACAGTTAAAGCCCAAAATATTGAATTACGCTCCCGGTTTTCTTGGCAAAAGAAATATGCTAAGTTTGTCGCTGCCGGTTTTAAAACTGTTCTCACTTCCACATTAGCGAATTCAACCAGTCAGTTTCTCAGTAAACTTAGCAGTTTATTAGTTTTATGGGTGGGAGCTTATTTAGTTTTGAAAGGAGAATTAACATTAGGAGAATTAATTGCTTTTCGGATTATTTCTAGTTACGTTACTACCCCAATCTTACGGTTGGCGCAAATCTGGCAAAACTTCCAAGAAACTGGTTTATCTTTAGAACGATTAAGTGATATTGTGGACACACCACAAGAAGCAGAAATAGATCGGAATAATATTCCCCTTCCTGCTGTTAGCGGTGCTGTTAAATATGAAAACGTTTCCTTCCGATTTGCTGCCAGCGGACCACTACAACTCAGCAATGTCAGCGTCGAATTTGCCGCAGGTAAATTTGTGGGCATTGTCGGACAAAGTGGTTCAGGCAAAAGTACAATGATGAAATTACTGCTCAGACTTTATGACGCAGAATCTGGCAGAATTTTAGTTGATGGTTATGACATTGCCAAAGTCGAACTTTATTCGCTGCGGCGGCAAATTGGTGTAGTTCCCCAAGATACGCTCTTATTTGATGGCACAGTTCAAGAAAATATTGCCTTAACAAATCCTGATGCCACAACTGAGGAAATTATTGAAGCGGCTCAAATTGCTGTTGCTCATGAATTTATTATGACCTTGCCCAATGGTTATAATACACGAGTTGGGGAACGAGGATCAGCCCTTTCTGGTGGACAAAGACAGAGAATTGCGATCGCTCGTTCTGTATTACAAAGACCTAAAATCTTAGTTTTAGACGAAGCCACCAGCGCTCTAGATTATCCGACAGAAAGGCAAATTTGTCTGAACTTAGCTCGTGCATTCAAAGGCAACACAGTCTTCTTCATTACCCACCGTTTAAATACTGTTAGTAATGCCGATACTATCGTCGTCATGGATAACAGTAGAATGATAGAACAAGGTAGTCATCAAGAACTCATGGCAGCTAAAGGTCATTATTTCTATCTTTATCAACAACAGGAAGTAAATTTGTAATTTGTCAGTTATTTGTAAGGGTTTAGCTCATGCTTTACCCTGTTCATCTCGTTCCCAGTCTCTGACTGGGAATGCCATTACAGAGGCTCTGCCTAAAGCCGTTAGAGAACTCCACAAAAAAAATGTCCAATCTTGTGGGATGGGCATCTTGCCCGTCCTTGCATTATTAGCGGGCTTTTCGGACTGCATCACAAGAAATTTTGGGATATTTTTTTAATTTGAAGTTTCTTATAAATTCATTCCCATACAGAGTACAGAGTATGGAACGAGAAAACGAAAAAAGGCAGTAATACATTAAACTTTTCAAACTCTAAAATCACACACCACTAAATATTCAATCTAAAATCCCAAATCCCAAATTATTATGACTCAACTTAATGGTAGTTACAGCAACGGTAACGGTAACGGAAACGGTAACGGATCTTATAGAGATGCACAAGTATTAACACCACCCAAACCCGCTCCTAAACAGCCAAAACCCGATTTTAATTTTAATAACTTCGACCAATCTGTAGTCTTACGCCAATCCCCAATTTGGTCAAGAACTATCATGCTCACCCTCATGGGATTAGCTTGTTTTGGGATTATTTGGGCTTGTTTAGCGAAAATTGAGCAAGTAGTTCCCGCCACAGGACAATTAAAACCAGAAGGAACAGTCAAAGACGTACAAGCTCCTATAAATGGAGTTGTAAAATCACTGTATGTAAAAGATGGTAAAGAGGTAAAACCAGGAGATTTATTATTAACCTTTGATTCCATTGCGACCCTAGCCGAATTAAATTCATTGAATAAGATTCGGATAGCTTTAATTCAAGAAAACAATATCTATCGTCGCTTAATGGGAGCAAGTACCGGAATAGATGCTGAAATAGCATTTTTACGCAGTAGACTCCCAGGAGAATCAGCTTTTCTGCTTAAAAGCCGCGCTTCCTTAGTAGCAGAAAATGAATTATTACGTTCTCAATTAAGAAATTCACCGGGAGCAGCAGGTACAGGAATTGATGAACAACAATTATTAGCAGTTGCTAAAACAGAATTAAAATCCCGTTCTAAAGCCGCAGATTTAGAAGTTGAAAAAACCCGAAAACAACTTTCTCAAACCATATTTAAACTGCAAGATACTAAAAATGGTTTAGCAATTCAAAGTCAGATTTTAGCTAGTCTTAAAACCTTAGCTGAAGAAGGTGGTATTTCTAAACTGCAATATCTGAATCAAAAACAACAGGTACAAACGCTTTCCGCAGAAATATCACAATTACAAGAAGAGGCAAAACGTCTACAATTCGATATTGATAAAGGAAAAGAGCAATTAACCAATACAGTTGCTAGTTCTGATAAAACTATTTTGGAAAAAATCGGTGCTAACAAACAACGGATTGCAGAAATTGATAGTCAATTCATGAAAATTATTCTAGAAAATGAACAGCGTTTAGCAGATATTAATAGTAAAATCTCCCAAACACAATTAAACGTTAAATATCAAGAACTTCGCGCTCCTGTAGGAGGTGTAATTTTTGATCTTCAAGCTAAAAATCCGGGTTTTGTTGCCAATTCTACCCAAAAATTACTACAAATTGTCCCCAAAGATAGCCTCATAGCCGAAGTTTTCATCACCAATAAAGATATTGGTTTCGTGAGGAAAGGTATGAATGTAGATGTGAGAATTGATTCCTTTCCCTTTAGTGAATTTGGTGATATCAAGGGTAAAGTAATTGATATTGGTTCAGATGCTTTACCTCCCGACCAAAACCATCAATTTTATAGATTCCCCGCCAAAATCAAGTTAGATAGACAACAATTAAGTCTCACCAATCAAGATAGAAAGATATCCTTACAGTCCGGTATGTCTATTACTGCTAATATTAAAGTCCGAGAAGAACGGACAGTCATGAGTTTATTTACAGAGATGTTTACCAAGCAAGTGGAGAGTTTGAACGAAGTCCGTTAGGGATTTTTAAAAGACTTAACCTAGATGTGTAAGTAGTTTGACAAAAATATTTACAGTCATTGCGAGCGAAGGGAAGCAATCACAACCCTTGGAATTGCTTCATTTCACTTCGTTCCATATGGCTAACGCCACGCTGCGCTAACGCAATGATATTGTGTAATTAATTCTGTCTCACTACTTAGGGGTTGAGATTTAGTAGGAGTTTAGCAGTGATCATAAGTGTCAATTTAACGTAAAACCCATATACCGACTGGGAATGAATTCCCAGTCTCATAGCAAAAGTCATCTAAAAGATGACTAAATAACCCAGAAATTTTTGATTAACCTTTAGTTTATACTAAACACGGGTGAGATTTAAACTTTTGCCAAATGACAAAGAACTCAGATGTGTAGGGGTAAAGCAAAAGCTTATTTGTGTCAAATTAACGTAAAACATCTATTCCGCAAAGAACTCAACTCGTCTCATTCCCAGTCAGAGACTGGGAATGAATTCTAGAAGGCTCTGTCTTCAATGATATTAGAGGCAGAGCCTCATCAACTGCATTCCTAGTCAGAGACTAGGAACGAGATGTGGTAGGGATTTGAGCTTAAGTTGACACCAATTGACCTAAAACCCTTGTAGAGACGTTCCATGGGTAGGGATTCTCGGCTCTACATCTTTTTTGGGAGATGTCTAATCAAATGGATCTTGTTTGTTGAATGGGTATATTTTTAATCAAATCATCAACTGGGAGAAAAGGGGCAATAAAAAAGGTTTGGTTGTCAACCAAACCTTGACTTAAATCCAGTGCATAACAACATCCCGAATTAATTTAACCTATATGATTTATTTTCAGCATCTTCCTATAGTATGTATGCAAATTTCATAAAACCTGATAAGAAATCATTTATTATGCCAAAATGGCGAATGGTCATTAGTCATTGGTAATTGGTAATTGGTAATTGGTAATTGGTAATTGGTAATTGGTAATTGGTAATTGGTAATTGGTAATTGGTAATTGGTAATTGGAAAATTACTTCTGTCCCCTGTCCCCTGTCCCCTGTCACCTGTCACCTGTCCCCTGTCCCCTGTCCCCTGTTCCCTG
The DNA window shown above is from Anabaena sp. WA102 and carries:
- a CDS encoding HlyD family efflux transporter periplasmic adaptor subunit, with amino-acid sequence MTQLNGSYSNGNGNGNGNGSYRDAQVLTPPKPAPKQPKPDFNFNNFDQSVVLRQSPIWSRTIMLTLMGLACFGIIWACLAKIEQVVPATGQLKPEGTVKDVQAPINGVVKSLYVKDGKEVKPGDLLLTFDSIATLAELNSLNKIRIALIQENNIYRRLMGASTGIDAEIAFLRSRLPGESAFLLKSRASLVAENELLRSQLRNSPGAAGTGIDEQQLLAVAKTELKSRSKAADLEVEKTRKQLSQTIFKLQDTKNGLAIQSQILASLKTLAEEGGISKLQYLNQKQQVQTLSAEISQLQEEAKRLQFDIDKGKEQLTNTVASSDKTILEKIGANKQRIAEIDSQFMKIILENEQRLADINSKISQTQLNVKYQELRAPVGGVIFDLQAKNPGFVANSTQKLLQIVPKDSLIAEVFITNKDIGFVRKGMNVDVRIDSFPFSEFGDIKGKVIDIGSDALPPDQNHQFYRFPAKIKLDRQQLSLTNQDRKISLQSGMSITANIKVREERTVMSLFTEMFTKQVESLNEVR
- a CDS encoding peptidylprolyl isomerase encodes the protein MNQVLQLGDRTLQPTEVLSLLSEYQLLPLLIKEIFIDQAIAEIVCTPEEEQLACEQLAQQYQGLEPQSESFQKLKIMAVRQLKLEKFKEETWGGDLNSYFFQRKTQLDRVIYSLITTSELGIAQEIYFRIQEGEQSFAELAREYAQGPESQTDGLVGPIDLQSLHPTLVNILSKSQPQQLSPPTQINNVLVIVRLEKILPAQLDRPMRQRLLNERFNQWLQTQMTEQKCQIQTI
- a CDS encoding peptidase domain-containing ABC transporter, whose amino-acid sequence is MTYIQSTFEEFIASIEGFDQLSKEEINNLLSSQILQPLRYRIGQKIIGKEQLPERIAILYQGNVRLLGYNPQNQLPITLKLLQPGATIGEIAWLRELPCETAIASTEVICLTWKAADYLQFINRNPAFAQARQHISHPIEIFDILSSQVAQKALVNHNLKDITQQAQLEAKIHYLSPGKTALRELDSDRIWFVSGRSSLPNFPPCSRLETDVIEVKGNIPLRLLGINPQDLSLLDGVTIESETLETISDSRVDSEIPYAQEPEFVPPTTSNKQFKNQNYPFFRGQGELDATLACFQMLSKHLEMPFRKEVVRRILTDQIKRQGSISFQVCAYLSELIGLKSQLVDVPAVSINRIPTPALIRYRDSFAVLYAVDGKTVVLGLPSQGIINCQISQLVEELETDDANLQPQVRVLLLSATKETPKERFGLSWFVPYLSRYRRVLIEVFIASFFVQLAALANPLVIQLIIDKVIVQNSISTLNILGVLLLAVGVFEAVLTTLRTYLFVDTTNRIDMSLGSQIIDHLLRLPLRYFDKRPVGELSTRINELENIRQFLTGTALTVVLDALFSVVYIVVMLFYSWQLTLVGLGTIPLFVVVTLVAAPTVSRQLRTKAERNAETQSYLVEVMSGIQTVKAQNIELRSRFSWQKKYAKFVAAGFKTVLTSTLANSTSQFLSKLSSLLVLWVGAYLVLKGELTLGELIAFRIISSYVTTPILRLAQIWQNFQETGLSLERLSDIVDTPQEAEIDRNNIPLPAVSGAVKYENVSFRFAASGPLQLSNVSVEFAAGKFVGIVGQSGSGKSTMMKLLLRLYDAESGRILVDGYDIAKVELYSLRRQIGVVPQDTLLFDGTVQENIALTNPDATTEEIIEAAQIAVAHEFIMTLPNGYNTRVGERGSALSGGQRQRIAIARSVLQRPKILVLDEATSALDYPTERQICLNLARAFKGNTVFFITHRLNTVSNADTIVVMDNSRMIEQGSHQELMAAKGHYFYLYQQQEVNL